A single region of the Kwoniella botswanensis chromosome 1, complete sequence genome encodes:
- a CDS encoding OPT family small oligopeptide transporter: MAEEKQSSGAQAPELTYVKNEKKTSLEAEAEIMGADKNIYTDVVAEAEGVAEHGGLGMTGEDILAIEDKLQSMSLGRTRIIMKQVQEMHEHDQNFPIHILQSIEQFLSNDDIMKNPHNPEYAELIKEMKLEALMVTENSPYAEVRAVVENTDDVDMPSFTFRTWFIGIIYVVIGAFINQLFEIRQPAIKVSSEVAQLLAYPAGKLCEKLLPNWSFTLFGKRHSLNPGPFNKKEHMLITIMATVGYNTPYTTDIILSQYLPQYFNQSYAAEFGYQILLGFGTNFCGYGLAGLARRFLIYPSYCVWPGSLVTIALNRAFHSETDPAVPGPFKRIYNWSRMKLFAVAFAAMFVWFWLPGFLFTALSTFNWISWISPNNVSLNNIVGFNNGLGLNPFPTFDFNVLTAYDFNPLVVPAFGTINQFIGMFATFFMIVGFYWSNVWNTAYLPINSNHVYDNTGSAFDVQKVIDDRGIFDAAKYQTYSQPWMAAGNLVVYFWFFAQYACTISYAFLFHRREIVHGFKGMWHSLRRNKKDDTVDDLTEDIHCRLMRSYPEVPEWWYGLVLLFAIGCGMAGIGAWDTYTNPAVVLFGIAMGLIFVVPVGLVTAITGIQVTMNVLAELIGGAWTPGNALAMNFFKAFGYITTAQAIYFSTDLKVAHYLKIPPRHTFVAQMVATFISTLVCTGVFNFQMNKVPNVCTSEAPFGFSCPGINTFFTAAVFWGTLGPQKLFGSTGQYKALLIGFPVGFVLPFIVYFLRKRFPRTAWLRQIHPVMLCYGGINWAPYNLSYLWPSVPLASFSWFYLKKRYLAFWSKYNFVLAAAWQCGIAIAAIVIFFAVQLPAVEVNWWGNTVSYQGCEDEACVRLPIPGIGYFGPAPGNLP; this comes from the exons ATGGCTGAAGAAAAGCAGAGTTCCGGAGCGCAGGCTCCTGAATTGACCTACGTCAAAAATGAGAAAAAGACCAGCTTGGaagctgag GCTGAGATCATGGGAGCCGATAAGAACATATACACAGATGTAGtggctgaagctgaaggagtGGCTGAGCATGG TGGCCTGGGTATGACTGGAGAAGATATACTGGCGATCGAAGATAAACTTCAATCCATGTCACtaggaagaacaagaatc ATAATGAAACAAGTTCAAGAGATGCACGAGCACGATCAAAACTTTCCGATCCATATCCTTCAAAGTATCGAACAATTCCTGAGTAACGACGATATCATGAAGAACCCTCACAATCCCGAATACGCCGAACTCATTAAAGAGATGAAACTTGAAGCGTTGATGGTTACTGAGAACTCACCTTATGCGGAAGTACGGGCTGTAGTTGAAAACACCGATGATGTCGATATGCCTTCGTTCACTTTCCGAACTTGGTTCATCGGTATAATCTACGTCGTCATTGGGGCCTTCATCAACCAACTCTTTGAGATTAGACAGCCCGCTATCAAGGTTTCATCGGAAGTGGCACAACTTCTAGCGT ATCCTGCCGGTAAGCTCTGCGAGAAGCTCCTACCTAATTGGAGTTTCACTCTTTTTGGCAAGAGACACAGCCTCAATCCGGGCCCGTTCAATAAAAAAGAACATATGT TAATTACAATCATGGCCACTGTCGGGTACAACACTCCTTATACcactgatatcatcttgtcGCAATATCTGCCACAATACTTCAACCAGTCTTATGCTGCAGAGTTCGGCTATCAG ATTTTACTCGGTTTTGGTACCAACTTTTGTGGTTATGGTTTAGCAGGTCTGGCTCGACGATTCTTGATCTACCCTTCTTACTGCGTATGGCCCGGGTCATTGGTCACTATTGCACTGAACCGAGCATTCCACTCTGAGACCGATCCTGCTGTTCCAGGCCCTTTCAAGCGGATCTATAACTGGTCGCGTATGAAGCTTTTCGCAGTAGCCTTCGCCGCTATGTTCGTTTGGTTCTGGCTTCCCGGATTTTTATTCACAGCTTTATCCACATTCAACTGGATAAGTTGGATCAGTCCTAACAATGTATCACTTAACAATATCGTTGGGTTCAACAATGGTCTAGGATTGAACCCATTCCCGACATTCGATTTCAACGTCTTGACCGCATATGATTTCAACCCTTTGGTCGTACCCGCTTTCGGAACGATCAATCAGTTCATTGGCATGTTCGCCACTTTCTTTATGATTGTCGGATTTTACTGGAGCAACGTATGGAATACCGCATATCTACCCATCAACAGTAACCATGTATATGACAATACAGGATCGGCGTTCGACGTGCAGAAAGTTATCGATGACAGAGGTATCTTCGATGCCGCCAAGTATCAAACTTATTCTCAACCTTGGATGGCTGCCGGTAATTTAGTAGTTTACTTCTGGTTCTTCGCTCAGTATGCCTGTA CGATATCTTACgctttcctcttccaccgaCGAGAGATCGTACACGGTTTCAAAGGCATGTGGCACAGTCTTCGAAGGAACAAGAAGGACGACACAGTAGACGATCTGACTGAAGATATTCATTGTCGATTAATGCGATCATACCCTGAAGTCCCAGAATGGTGGTACGGCTTGGTCCTCCTATTTGCGATTGGGTGTGGTATGGCAGGTATTGGCGCTTGGGACACCTACACCAACCCTGCAGTCGTGCTATTCGGTATCGCCATGGGACTCATATTCGTAGTCCCTGTTGGTCTCGTCACTGCGATCACAGGTATTCAAGTGACCATGAATGTCTTGGCTGAACTTATCGGTGGTGCTTGGACTCCAGGAAACGCACTAGCTATGAACTTCTTCAAGGCTTTCGGATACATCACAACTGCGCAGGCTATCTACTTCTCCACCGATCTCAAAGTCGCTCATTACCTCAAGATCCCCCCTAGACACACATTTGTCGCTCAAATGGTCGCCACATTCATATCCACCTTGGTCTGTACTGGTGTTTTCAACTTCCAAATGAACAAAGTACCCAACGTATGTACGTCCGAGGCTCCCTTTGGATTCTCATGTCCAGGTATCAATACTTTCTTCACTGCTGCTGTCTTTTGGGGAACTTTGGGTCCACAAAAGCTTTTCGGCAGTACCGGTCAATACAAAGCGCTCTTGATCGGTTTCCCAGTTGGATTCGTTTTACCCTTCA TCGTATATTTCCTGAGAAAACGATTCCCTAGGACTGCATGGCTTAGGCAGATCCACCCTGTCATGCTTTGTTATGGAGGTATCAACTG GGCTCCATATAACCTATCTTATCTCTGGCCTTCGGTCCCTTTAGCGTCTTTCTCATGGTTCTACTTGAAGAAAAGATATCTCGCGTTCtggtcaaa